A genomic window from Salvelinus namaycush isolate Seneca chromosome 21, SaNama_1.0, whole genome shotgun sequence includes:
- the LOC120066289 gene encoding small EDRK-rich factor 2-like — protein sequence MTRGNQRDLARAKNAKKQGNDKGKKADDGMSAAARKLRDAEIMQQKQKKASDPKLSDEKAK from the exons ATGACAA GGGGAAATCAGCGTGACCTTGCTCGTGCTAAAAATGCCAAAAAGCAAGGGAATGACAAGGGAAAGAAGGCAGATGATGGCATGTCTGCAGCTGCAAGGAAGCTTCG GGATGCAGAGATAATGCAACAGAAGCAGAAAAAAGCCAGTGACCCTAAGCTGAGTGACGAGAAAGCCAAATAG
- the LOC120066290 gene encoding ras and EF-hand domain-containing protein-like: MDRPSLERLFSACDINRSGVIEYEDFTVVCRELNVPDDEIKTLFNKFGASADGCINYSKFSSRFQEVSETLDLASFGASPQSQWSPWDEFQTRIDDATGLLSGRLCDQLAELYQAIYSTSEPLLLQQYEGLVDALVSESKERRLEREQMETSFRRTEDLNTSQLTELEEDMQQQLSRVVDRVREEEHKKMEGVMDTLQRRHDNEVADLHTAVDRLLKCQDESELNNSRQDVDKLHHKICEVTLENEQLRTSLVKAQTNISILQVEMDKLKNMYADQKLQHERESDDLKKMVIEYQSYSSHTEILQVMNKKLYDSNDDLHSALVNDVASSKRLSPDNEIAARRMKPVRQSTLINSGGENTAVDSSKRTYSHVASWADRYLDSGVSLPMDAESSGSESDSDVSTETVHHSYSYVPSDIEISDVKSEVSRSTLSVSPRKALAIASSIRRRLSAFPIKPTEADMVDTGGPAPMYRLVLAGDAGSGKSSFLLRLSLNEFRGDIQTTLGVDFQIKKMLVDGEKTNLQIWDTAGQERFRSIARSYFRKAHGVLLLYDVTSESSFLNVREWMGEIQESRDEQLPMCVIGNKVDLREDRPEGSCVSTVDGERLARTYNALFCETSAKAGTNVVEAVLHLAREVKKNVKLRRQSESQVKLSLSGPKKANCCRL; encoded by the exons ATGGACAGACCCAGCCTCGAGAGACTGTTTTCAGCGTGTGACATTAACAGGTCTGGTGTGATTGAATACGAAGACTTTACGGTGGTTTGTCGAGAACTCAATGTGCCTGACGACGAAATCAAAACTTTATTCAACAAATTCGGTGCTAGTGCAGATGGATGTATCAATTACAGCAAGTTCTCCTCTCGGTTTCAAGAGGTTTCAGAAACGTTGGATTTAGCCTCTTTTGGGGCTTCTCCTCAAAGTCAATGGAGTCCTTGGGACGAGTTCCAGACCAGGATTGACGATGCAACAGGTCTCCTCTCAGGAAG ACTGTGTGATCAATTGGCTGAGCTGTACCAAGCCATTTACTCCACCTCAGAACCTCTCTTGTTGCAACAATATGAGGGACTTGTCGATGCTCTTGTCAGTGAGAGCAAAGAACGCAGACTTGAGCGTGAGCAGATGGAAACCAGTTTCAGAAG AACAGAAGACCTCAACACAAGTCAGTTGACAGAGCTGGAGGAGGACATGCAGCAGCAGCTTTCCCGTGTAGTGGACAGGGTGAGAGAAGAG GAGCATAAGAAAATGGAGGGCGTCATGGATACACTTCAGAGAAGGCATGATAATGAAGTGGCAGATCTACATACTGCTGTGGACAGGTTGTTGAAA TGCCAAGATGAATCTGAACTCAACAATTCCAGGCAGGATGTTGACAAACTACACCATAAAATATGTGAAGTGACTCTG GAAAATGAGCAGTTACGGACTTCTCTCGTCAAAGCTCAGACAAACATCTCCATTCTGCAGGTAGAGATGGACAAGCTGAAGAACATGTATGCAGACCAGAAACTTCAACATGAGAG AGAAAGTGATGACCTGAAAAAGATGGTTATAGAATACCAGTCCTACTCCAGTCACACTGAAATACTCCA GGTCATGAACAAAAAGCTGTATGACAGCAATGATGACTTGCACTCTGCATTAGTCAACGATGTGGCATCAAGTAAGAGG CTATCCCCCGACAATGAAATCGCAGCTCGAAGAATGAAGCCAGTTCGACAAAGCACACTTATAAA TTCAGGAGGAGAGAACACAGCTGTGGACTCAAGTAAAAGAACCTACTCCCATGTAGCCAGCTGGGCTGATAGATACCTGGACAGTGGTGTGTCCCTGCCTATGGACGCTGAAAGCTCAGGCAGCGAGTCTGACAGTGATGTCTCGACAGAAACCGTACACCACAGTTATTCATATGTGCCCTCAGACATTGAG ATATCAGACGTGAAATCAGAAGTAAGTCGGTCAACACTGTCTGTATCTCCCAGAAAAGCTCTCGCTATTGCTTCGTCCATCCGGAGACGCTTGTCTGCTTTCCCCATAAAG CCAACCGAAGCAGACATGGTTGACACTGGTGGCCCTGCTCCCATGTACCGGTTAGTTTTGGCGGGAGATGCAGGATCAGGGAAGTCAAGCTTTCTATTGAGGTTGAGTCTTAATGAGTTCAGAGGAGATATTCAGACGACTTTGG GAGTTGATTTCCAAATCAAGAAGATGTTGGTGGATGGAGAAAAAACTAACCTCCAGATATGGGATACTGCAGGACAAGAGAG GTTCCGCAGTATTGCCAGGTCTTACTTCCGTAAAGCCCATGGAGTCTTACTGCTGTATGATGTCACTTCTGAGAGCAGCTTCCTTAATGTCAGAGAGTGGATGGGAGAGATTCAG GAATCTAGGGATGAGCAACTCCCAATGTGTGTGATTGGGAACAAAGTGGACCTGCGGGAAGATCGACCGGAGGGAAGCTGTGTCAGCACTGTCGACGGGGAAAGGCTGGCTAGA ACATACAATGCCCTGTTCTGTGAAACTAGTGCCAAAGCTGGAACTAATGTAGTGGAGGCAGTACTTCACCTGGCAAG agaAGTTAAGAAAAATGTGAAACTGAGACGGCAATCGGAATCACAGGTGAAGTTGAGTTTAAGTGGTCCAAAGAAAGCTAACTGCTGCAGATTATAA